From Microaerobacter geothermalis, one genomic window encodes:
- a CDS encoding isoprenylcysteine carboxyl methyltransferase family protein has translation MTFFLIMMGIVTLQRIAEIKIANQNKEMMFSKGGFEVGKEHYKYIVWLHIFFFAAMIGEAVWFGVYPPVWWTLPLVIFILAQGLRYWCIRSLGPFWNTRIIVLPGSQPICSGPYRFFRHPNYLVVSIELFTLPLIFGLYIPALLFPILNGLLLTMVRIPIEEKALNEVSEKIPSSTKVN, from the coding sequence ATGACATTTTTTCTTATCATGATGGGAATTGTCACACTTCAAAGAATTGCAGAAATAAAAATAGCCAACCAGAACAAGGAAATGATGTTCTCAAAAGGCGGATTTGAAGTGGGAAAAGAACATTATAAATATATTGTGTGGCTACATATCTTTTTTTTCGCTGCAATGATCGGAGAAGCCGTATGGTTTGGAGTCTACCCCCCGGTTTGGTGGACTTTGCCATTGGTCATTTTCATACTTGCCCAGGGACTTCGTTACTGGTGTATACGCTCCCTTGGCCCCTTTTGGAATACCCGGATTATTGTTCTGCCAGGCTCTCAGCCGATATGCAGCGGACCTTACCGTTTTTTCCGTCATCCCAATTATTTGGTGGTCTCCATAGAATTGTTTACCCTTCCCCTAATTTTTGGCCTATATATTCCCGCTTTATTATTTCCCATACTGAATGGTTTGCTGTTAACCATGGTTCGCATCCCCATAGAGGAAAAAGCCCTAAACGAAGTATCAGAAAAAATACCCTCATCCACTAAGGTAAATTGA
- a CDS encoding FMN-binding glutamate synthase family protein, translating to MFKFLSNFARSIVNEAVDKAIERIARDQYTENLFELVPVTQKVGLVNLMEIVMRSSQGQPPTRPLGSHIRFSPWDKLLFNPVHLYFFPTPENVSITTAVTIGPRARKPLTISIPIMIAGMSFGGALSKNAKIALAKAASKIGTATNSGEAGLMGEERDAAALFIGQYNRGGWLNTKEKYARLDAIEIQLGQGAQGSSPQRTSTKNIGPEYREVFGIPEGGDALIHSRLPGIDTKEQFMTLVRKLKDETEVPVGLKIAATHHLEHELQIAIEAGVDFITVDGAEGGTHAAAPSLEDDLGLPTLFAVSRASKFLAKKGIDQDVSLIATGGLVTPGEYLKAIALGANAVYIGTAAIMALVGDQMAKAAPFEPPTDLVVYNAKMTERLDIDRGATNVFNFLNAAVREMELICYSLGKTSVADVSRLDLCTLDPFLSRAIGVDLGFVSHEEQQEYFKDFSRLPVVYPPDMVDPAVYSSQLENPIH from the coding sequence ATGTTTAAATTTTTAAGCAATTTTGCCCGAAGCATCGTCAATGAAGCGGTAGATAAAGCGATAGAACGCATAGCCAGGGATCAATATACGGAAAATTTATTTGAGTTGGTCCCTGTCACACAAAAAGTGGGTCTAGTCAACCTCATGGAAATTGTCATGCGGTCAAGTCAAGGTCAGCCGCCAACACGACCTTTAGGGAGCCATATTAGATTTTCACCATGGGATAAACTTCTGTTTAATCCCGTTCACCTGTACTTTTTTCCGACACCGGAAAATGTCAGCATAACCACAGCTGTTACCATTGGCCCTAGAGCAAGAAAACCATTAACCATTTCTATTCCCATCATGATCGCGGGAATGTCCTTTGGGGGAGCGCTCAGCAAAAATGCCAAGATAGCTCTTGCCAAAGCTGCTTCTAAGATTGGGACAGCCACCAATAGCGGGGAGGCTGGGCTTATGGGAGAGGAAAGGGATGCTGCCGCTTTGTTCATTGGTCAATATAATCGGGGTGGATGGTTAAATACGAAGGAAAAATATGCTCGTTTGGATGCTATTGAAATCCAACTGGGACAAGGGGCACAGGGTTCAAGCCCCCAAAGGACTTCTACCAAAAATATAGGTCCTGAATATAGAGAAGTTTTCGGTATTCCTGAAGGAGGAGATGCCCTCATTCATTCTCGTTTGCCGGGGATAGATACCAAAGAGCAATTTATGACTCTAGTTCGAAAATTAAAAGATGAAACCGAGGTTCCCGTTGGATTAAAAATTGCCGCCACCCATCACTTAGAACATGAATTGCAAATCGCCATTGAAGCAGGCGTTGATTTTATCACCGTGGATGGTGCGGAGGGAGGAACCCATGCAGCGGCTCCAAGTTTGGAAGATGATCTGGGACTTCCCACTCTTTTTGCTGTATCCCGTGCGTCCAAGTTTCTGGCGAAAAAAGGAATCGATCAGGATGTGAGCCTCATTGCAACGGGAGGATTGGTTACACCTGGCGAGTATTTGAAGGCAATAGCCCTTGGCGCAAATGCCGTATACATTGGAACGGCTGCTATTATGGCACTGGTGGGGGATCAGATGGCAAAAGCCGCTCCATTTGAACCTCCAACCGATTTGGTGGTATATAACGCCAAGATGACTGAGAGACTGGATATTGACCGAGGTGCTACCAATGTATTTAACTTTTTGAATGCAGCGGTCCGTGAAATGGAACTGATTTGTTATTCCCTTGGGAAAACAAGTGTTGCCGATGTTTCCAGATTGGACTTATGTACATTGGACCCTTTTCTCTCCCGGGCAATCGGAGTGGATCTTGGATTTGTCTCCCATGAGGAACAGCAGGAATATTTCAAAGATTTTTCCCGCCTTCCCGTGGTTTACCCACCCGATATGGTCGATCCTGCGGTTTACTCATCTCAACTGGAGAACCCAATCCATTAA